CATCCACCTGGTGCCGAGACGAAGCGTCCTGGACAACGTGTGCGCGGGCGCCCTCGGCCGGCTGACCTGGCGACACTCGTGGTCGACCTGGGCGGTGCCGAACGACGTGCGCGAGGAGGCCATGGCGTGCCTGGCCCGGGTCGGACTGGCTGATCGCGCCCATGACCGCACCGGACGGCTGTCCGGAGGCCAGCAGCAACGCGTCGCCATCGCGCGGGCCCTGTGCCAGCGCGCCCCGGTGCTGCTCGCCGACGAGCCGGTCTCGGCGCTGGACCCGGCGGCGGCCGAACAGGTCATGACGCTGCTGCGGTCGCTCACGAACGACGGGATCGCCGTCGCAGCAGTCCTGCACCAGCCCGACCTGGCACGTCGACACTCCGACCGGATCGTGGGGCTCATGCACGGCCGGATCGACTTCACCGGCTCGCCGCGCGACGTCACCGATGACCTGATCGGCCAGCTGTACGCAGCGGACCGAGGCGCGGCATGACGATCCTGACGCAGCCACGGATGGCCGTCCCGCCCCGCCCCCGCGGCCGGCTCGGCCTCGTCGCGGGCAGCGCCGTAGCGGCCGGGCTGGTGGCCCTGCACGTGTGGGCCTGGCTGGCCACCGACTTCTCGCTGGCTGCGCTGGCGTCGGGCTGGGACGGCATGGTCAGCTTCCTCGGCGACGCGCTGCCGCCGGACCTGGCGTGGAACGCGGTCGTCCGTCCCGGCATCGACGCATGCCTCGTGACGTTCGCGATCGGGCTGATGGGCACGACCCTGTCAATCCCGACGTCTCTCGCGCTCGCAGTGCTGGGTGCCCGGACGACGTCCCGCAACCCGGTGATCTACCAGGCGGCCAGGTCCGTGATGTCGTTCCTTCGAGCCGTTCCCGACATTGTGTTCGCCCTGGTCTTCGTGACCGCGGTCGGCCTCGGTCCGTTTGCGGGCGTCCTGGCTCTCATCTGCCACAACACCGGCGTCATGTCCAAGCTCTGGTCCGAGTCGATGGAGGAGATCGACTCCGGGCCGATCGACGCCCTCCGGGTCGCCGGGGCATCGAGCGCCCAGATCGCGTCCCACGTCGTGCTGCCCAGCGTCGTCCCCCAGTTCGTCGGGCTCCTGCTGTACCGCCTCGACGTCAACGTGCGGTCCTCGCTGGTCCTCGGACTGGTCGGCGCCGGTGGTGTCGGCTTCCTCATCAACCAGTCGATCTCGCTGTTCCGGTTCGACGAGATGATGACGTACATCCTCATGGTGCTGGTCATGGTCGTCGCGGTCGACCTGCTCAGCGGCGCCGTCCGCAAGCGGCTGAACGCATGAGCACGGCCACCGCAGCAGTCTGGTCCGGCGAGGGCTTCCGCACCCTGCAGCTCCCCCTGCCACAGCTGGACGCAGGCGAGCTGCTGATCGAGGTCGAGCTCGCGACGATCTGCGGCAGCGACCTGCACACCGTGACCGGCCGGCGCAGCACCCCCGTGCCCACCGTCCTCGGGCACGAGGCCGTGGGTCGTGTGGTCGCGGCGGGGCCCGACGCCCCCGCACGGGTGGGCGACCGGGTCGTGTGGACGATCGGCACGGCGTGCGGTGAGTGCCGCCGGTGCCGGCGCGGCCTGACGCAGAAGTGCACCGACGTGCGCAAGTACGGGCACGAGCGGATCGAGGACCGCTGGGCCCTCAGCGGCTCCTTCGCGACCCACGTCCATCTGCTGCCGGGAACAGGCGTCGTCGTCGTTCCCGAGGATGCGCCCGCAGCGCTCCTCGCCCCGGCCGGGTGCGCGACCGCCACGGTGACGGGCGCCGCTCGTCGGGTCGGCCTCAGCGCCGAGGACGAGGTCGTCGTGGTCATGGGGTGCGGCATGCTCGGGCTGACGGCCGTGGCCTACGCCGTGGACATGGGGATCACCACGGTGATCGCCTGCGACGTCGACGCCTCACGACGCCGGCTCGCCGCGGAGCTCGGCGCATCCCGGACCTGCCACCCGGACGACCTCAGTGAGGTCGTCGGTCCCGATGGTGCCGACGTCGTGCTCGAGCTGTCCGGGCAGCCGAGCGCGGTCGAGGGCGCGATCGGCGTCGCTGGGGTCGGTGGTCGCGTCGCCCTCGTCGGCTCGGTGTCCCCGGGTCCGGCAGTCGCCATCGACCCGGAGTCGGTCGTCCGGTCGCTCACCACGATCATCGGCAGCCACAACTACACGTCTGTCGACCTGCAGGAGGCGGTGTCGTTCCTGGTGCGGACGAAGCATCGCGACCTGCTCGCCGCCCTGGTGTCGCCACCGATGGGGATCGACCGCATCGACGACGCGATCGCCGTGGCCCGACGCGGTGGCGCACCCCGTACGTCGCTCGTCCCGCGTGATGCTGGGGTGGCGCTCGACGACCCGCTCG
Above is a genomic segment from Aeromicrobium chenweiae containing:
- the phnE gene encoding phosphonate ABC transporter, permease protein PhnE, coding for MTILTQPRMAVPPRPRGRLGLVAGSAVAAGLVALHVWAWLATDFSLAALASGWDGMVSFLGDALPPDLAWNAVVRPGIDACLVTFAIGLMGTTLSIPTSLALAVLGARTTSRNPVIYQAARSVMSFLRAVPDIVFALVFVTAVGLGPFAGVLALICHNTGVMSKLWSESMEEIDSGPIDALRVAGASSAQIASHVVLPSVVPQFVGLLLYRLDVNVRSSLVLGLVGAGGVGFLINQSISLFRFDEMMTYILMVLVMVVAVDLLSGAVRKRLNA
- a CDS encoding phosphonate ABC transporter ATP-binding protein, which translates into the protein MRTTEPLPPIAAIPVAPALTIRGLSKTFGDRVVLDGLDLDVAAGELVSLLGANGSGKSTALKCVVGLETPSAGVVQIEGAPVERRAAMVFQGIHLVPRRSVLDNVCAGALGRLTWRHSWSTWAVPNDVREEAMACLARVGLADRAHDRTGRLSGGQQQRVAIARALCQRAPVLLADEPVSALDPAAAEQVMTLLRSLTNDGIAVAAVLHQPDLARRHSDRIVGLMHGRIDFTGSPRDVTDDLIGQLYAADRGAA
- a CDS encoding zinc-binding dehydrogenase — its product is MSTATAAVWSGEGFRTLQLPLPQLDAGELLIEVELATICGSDLHTVTGRRSTPVPTVLGHEAVGRVVAAGPDAPARVGDRVVWTIGTACGECRRCRRGLTQKCTDVRKYGHERIEDRWALSGSFATHVHLLPGTGVVVVPEDAPAALLAPAGCATATVTGAARRVGLSAEDEVVVVMGCGMLGLTAVAYAVDMGITTVIACDVDASRRRLAAELGASRTCHPDDLSEVVGPDGADVVLELSGQPSAVEGAIGVAGVGGRVALVGSVSPGPAVAIDPESVVRSLTTIIGSHNYTSVDLQEAVSFLVRTKHRDLLAALVSPPMGIDRIDDAIAVARRGGAPRTSLVPRDAGVALDDPLVP